TCACTATGAGCTTTTTCTATTTCATCTAATAATAATACGCAATGTGGTTGTTGATCTATAGCATCTGTTAATAATCCTCCCTGTTCAAATCCAACATAGCCTGGAGGTGCTCCTATTAATCTTGAAATAGAATGTCGTTCCATATATTCTGACATATCAAAACGAATGATAGGTAAACCAGATAACTGAGCTAAATTATTAGCTACTTCAGTTTTTCCTACACCTGTAGGTCCTACAAATAAATAACTACCTATTGGTTTGTTCGGGTCAGACAAACCAGCTTTTGACATTTTTAACGCCGTTGATAAAATATTTATCGCTGTATCTTGACCATAGATCAATTTTTTTAATTTATTCTCTAATTCAGCTAAATTTTCTTCATCGCTCTTAGAGAAAGCGTGTTGTGGTATTTTTGCAATGGTAGAAATTGTTAATTCTATATCTTTTTTAGTAATTATACTTTTACGATGCTCTGCTGCTAATAACATTTGCCTTGCACCAGTTTCATCTATAACATCCACTGCTTTATCTGGTAATTTTCTATTAACTATATATCTATCAGCAAGCATTACAGCTGCTTGTAAAGCCTCATCAGTATAATTAATTTTATGAAAATTTTCAAATAATGGTTTTAAACCTGTAACTATTTTTATGGTTTCTTCAACTGTTGGCTCCTTAACATCAATTTTTTGAAAACGTCTTACTAAAGCTGCATCTTTTTCAAAAAATTGCCTAAATTCTTTATAAGTAGTAGAGCCTATACATCTAATAGCTCCTGAAGCAAGAGCTGGTTTTAATAAGTTTGCTGCATCTAATGCGCCACCAGCGGTTGAACCAGCACCTATTATAGTATGAATTTCATCAATGAATAATACTGCGTGAGGATGATTTTCTAATTCTTTAACTATTTGTTTTAATTTCTCTTCAAAATCACCTCTATATTTAGTACCAGCTAATAATAACCCCATATCTAAAGAAAATATTACTGTATCTTTTAAACTCGCTGGTACTTTTTCTTCTACAATAAGTTTTGCTAAACCTTCAACTATAGCAGTTTTTCCAACACCAGGATCACCTACAAAAATAGGGTTATTTTTAGAACGTCGACATAAAACTTGAATAGTACGTTCAATTTCTTTTTCTCTTCCTATTAAAGGATCTATTCTACCTAACTTTACTCTTTCATTTAAATTAATACATGTAGCAGATAAAATCTCATAATTTTTTATTGGTTCCTCAGCTTTATCTAAGGGTTTGCTTTTTTCAACAGAATCATTCTGAGAGGGAAAAATAGAACCAAACATATCAAATTTCTTATAATTACTACTTATTTCCTTTTCATTTTCTATATCATGAGATTGTACTAAATAAGACATTACTTCATAAATAGTTAAATTTTGTTCTTTCAATAAAAAAGCAGCATAACTTTCAGATTCTGAAAAAATTGCCATTAATACATTTACCGAATTTACTAGCTTTAAACCCATTTGCGATTGTGATTGCATTACTGCTCTTTGGATTACTCGCTGAAATGCAGCCGTTGGTTTAGGCTCTTGTTTATAAGTTAACACAAAAACGGCTAACGATTCTTCTAAATATTTTTTAACATTATTAGTCAATTCTTCAATATCTACTTGGCAAAAAATTAAAGCAGCCATAACCTCTTCATTATTAAGCAAACTATAAAGTAAATGTTCTAAGGTAACATACTCATGTTTATAATCACTAGCTATCTGTAAAGTATGTTGCAAACTATTCTCTAAATGCGATGAAAATGGTGGCATAAAATTCCTCGTTTCTAAAATAGAAATAATATTATAGTAAAAGAATTTATTTATGCTTCTATGGTTCCAACATTAGATAAAAAAATTGTTAATCCTTGATATAATTACTATTTATAAACTAATTATCAATATAAAACTAATAATCAAATTATTTTAAAAGATTATGTTATGAAATATTATTTTAAAAAATACAGCATTATAATTTTAAGTTTAATATTTTATATTAATCAATCAATAACAGTAATAGCTACGCCACGAAATTTTCATAGTCAAAAATATGCGGCAATAGTAGTAGATGTAAATACAGGAAAAATTTTATTTCAAAAAAATTCAACTATAAAAAGATATCCTGCTTCATTAACTAAAATGATGACTTTATATCTAGTATTCGAAGCTTTAAAAGAAAAACGAACTAATATAAATCGTAAAATGAAAGTTTCTGTAAAGGCCTCTAAACAACCACCAACAAAACTAGGTTTAACTACCAAACAAACAATAACCGTTAAAGACGCTATCTTAGGTTTAATTGTTCGCTCTGCAAATGATGCTGCGATAGTATTAGCAGAGCATATAGGTGTAAATGAACAAAGATTTGTTAAAATGATGAATGTTAAAGCAAAAACATTAGGTATGCATAAAACAAAATTTACTAATCCTTCAGGACTTCCAGATTTAAAACAATATACTACTGCTGAAGATATGAGTATATTAGCTATAGCCCTTAAACGAGATTTTCCAGAATATTACTATTTATTTTCTACTAAAACCTTTAATTATAGAGGTAAAACTATTTATAACCACAATAAATTATTAGATAATGTAAGAGGTGTAGATGGATTAAAAACTGGATATATCAACATGTCTGGTTATAACATTGCTTCATCTATAAAACTAGCAAATAAAAATGTAGTAGCAGTTGTGATGGGTGGTAATAAAGCATCATCCCGTGATCAATATATGCAATTTTTGCTGAAAAAATACTTACCCATGGCTTCAAATAAAATACCATTTAATAAAAATGAATTTAATTCAGCTATACCTAAAAAATCCGCTACCATACCAATACCAGTATTATCAAAAAATAGGCAAAATTTTATCGATAAACATAATAAACCTACAGTTCAAATAGCTAAAAATAAAACAGCTCTCATTGTACCTACAATTAACCCACAAAGAACCAAACAGATAGTTATTCCTAAAAATAGACCTATACAATCTGATTGGGCAATACAAATTGGATCTTTACCTACAAAAGAAGCTGCCAATACACTATTGAAGAAAATTATAAATGACACAAATAATCTATTAGTAAATAACATTCCAGAGGTCTCTACTTATATTAAAAATAGAAAAACCTTCTATAGAGCTAGATTTCTAGGTTTTAATACAAGAAACCAAGCTATTAAAGCTTGTAGTATTATCAAAACTAAAAAATACGCTTGTTATAGTATAAGAATGAATAGTCCGTGAGAGATAAGACATGATAAAATTTAAACAAAAAAATTACTATAGAGCTACTATTTCAAAATTAACTATAATTAAAAAATATTTTAAGTTCATTAATTTGTTATATATTAATTTAACAGCAATCAATAGACCATTTTTAGAGTTATTATTCTACAAATTACCCAAATCAGAACGTATATCCCTACCACCCGTCTATATAAAAATAGAATTTTTATCTGCTAATAAAAATTATAAAATTAAAGCCCCTTTTATAATAGATAATGATTAAATATAACTAGCATAACTTAGCATAAAGACCAATTATTTAATGCTGGTCTTTATGTTAAGTGAATTATAGAATAAATTAAAGCTGATTATCACTCATATCTTCTAATATATTATTAGCTAAATCATTATTATGACATTTCTTTCATCTATTACAAGATCATCTATCGCGTTAGCATTACAACAAACTTATACAATAATGATACCCGTTCCAGCTAAAATTAAATAATCTACTATCACACTATAAAACCTTGCAAAATATCAACTTTACCTGATATCGTAATCGAAATTAATAGTTTCGTAATTTATTGAAACTAAATTGCAAATAACAATATTCAAAAAAGTGTAATAAAATTTACCCTAATTAAACGAAAGACCAGCTAAATAGCTGGCCTTTCTAAGACATAAAATATAAAAGTAAATTAAAGCTGATTATCACTCATATCTTCTAATATATTATTAGCTAAATCATTATTGTGACATTTTTTTCTTTCATCTACTATAAGATCATCTCTCGCTTTAGCAATACGACGAATTTGCGCTATAGTGCCTCCCGTTCCAGCTGGGATTAAACGACCTACAATCACATTTTCTTTTAAACCTTGTAAAGTATCAACTTTACCTGCTACGGCAGCTTCAGTTAATACTCTAGTAGTTTCTTGGAAAGAAGCTGCAGAAATAAAGGAAGGTGTACGTAAAGAAGCTTTAGTAATACCAAGTAAAACTGGTTTACTGGAAGCTGGGCGTTTACCTTTAGACTCCAAGAATTGATTAACCTCATCAAATTCTATTTTATCTATATTATCACCTACTATATAATCAGAATCTCCAGCATCTGTTACTTCAACTTTTTGCAACATCTGACGAACGATAACTTCAATATGTTTGTCGTTAATAACAACACCTTGTAAACGATAAACTTCTTGAATTTCATTAACCAAATAATTAGCTAAAGCTTCAACGCCTTTGGTAGCTAAAATATCATGCGGTGCTGGATCAGCATCTAAAATGAAATCACCTCTCTCGACAAAATCACCATCCTGCAGATAAAAAGGCTTACCTTTAGGAATTAGATATTCTACTGGCTCCATTGTTTTATCTTCTGGTTCTACAATAATGCGTCGTTTGCTTTTATAGTCACGACCAAAACGTATAGTACCAGTAATTTCAGAAATAATAGCATGATTTTTTGGACGACGGGCTTCAAATAATTCAGCAACACGAGGTAAACCACCGGTTATATCTTTTGTCTTTGTGCCTTCCATAGGAATACGTGCGATTATATCAGCGGCCTTAATTTTTGCACCTGGTTCTACTGATAAGATAGTACCCATAGACAATTGGAATCTAGCATCTGAACCATTACTTAATTTAATAATATTATTATCTTTGTCTTTAATAATAATAGCTGGTTTTAGATCAACTCCTCTAGGGTTAGCTCTCCAATCAATGATCTGCCTTTTAGTAATGCCTGTAGCTTCATCAGTAGTTTCAGCAACTGATAAACCATCAA
The Bartonella sp. DGB1 genome window above contains:
- the clpA gene encoding ATP-dependent Clp protease ATP-binding subunit ClpA, with translation MPPFSSHLENSLQHTLQIASDYKHEYVTLEHLLYSLLNNEEVMAALIFCQVDIEELTNNVKKYLEESLAVFVLTYKQEPKPTAAFQRVIQRAVMQSQSQMGLKLVNSVNVLMAIFSESESYAAFLLKEQNLTIYEVMSYLVQSHDIENEKEISSNYKKFDMFGSIFPSQNDSVEKSKPLDKAEEPIKNYEILSATCINLNERVKLGRIDPLIGREKEIERTIQVLCRRSKNNPIFVGDPGVGKTAIVEGLAKLIVEEKVPASLKDTVIFSLDMGLLLAGTKYRGDFEEKLKQIVKELENHPHAVLFIDEIHTIIGAGSTAGGALDAANLLKPALASGAIRCIGSTTYKEFRQFFEKDAALVRRFQKIDVKEPTVEETIKIVTGLKPLFENFHKINYTDEALQAAVMLADRYIVNRKLPDKAVDVIDETGARQMLLAAEHRKSIITKKDIELTISTIAKIPQHAFSKSDEENLAELENKLKKLIYGQDTAINILSTALKMSKAGLSDPNKPIGSYLFVGPTGVGKTEVANNLAQLSGLPIIRFDMSEYMERHSISRLIGAPPGYVGFEQGGLLTDAIDQQPHCVLLLDEIEKAHSDLFNILLQVMDNGKLTDHNGKAIDFRNVILIMTSNVGAMQLEKETIGFRNHLGSNNVLEEIKNIFSPEFRNRLDAVVSFSGLTTDIVKKIVKKFLHNLELQLIDRKITFNITNEAINWLAIKGYDKNMGARPLARVIQKYIKKPLAEEILFGKLKEGGLVSISLNKDSLKLRIIEKKLDKNTTTKGFTVDLESENRTKEYAGRNDFLLKLGMLPESKNSIN
- a CDS encoding D-alanyl-D-alanine carboxypeptidase, coding for MKYYFKKYSIIILSLIFYINQSITVIATPRNFHSQKYAAIVVDVNTGKILFQKNSTIKRYPASLTKMMTLYLVFEALKEKRTNINRKMKVSVKASKQPPTKLGLTTKQTITVKDAILGLIVRSANDAAIVLAEHIGVNEQRFVKMMNVKAKTLGMHKTKFTNPSGLPDLKQYTTAEDMSILAIALKRDFPEYYYLFSTKTFNYRGKTIYNHNKLLDNVRGVDGLKTGYINMSGYNIASSIKLANKNVVAVVMGGNKASSRDQYMQFLLKKYLPMASNKIPFNKNEFNSAIPKKSATIPIPVLSKNRQNFIDKHNKPTVQIAKNKTALIVPTINPQRTKQIVIPKNRPIQSDWAIQIGSLPTKEAANTLLKKIINDTNNLLVNNIPEVSTYIKNRKTFYRARFLGFNTRNQAIKACSIIKTKKYACYSIRMNSP